In Aspergillus nidulans FGSC A4 chromosome II, the genomic stretch TGAAGTTGGATGGACGGAATTCGCGGCTcaattgaagaagatatactAATGTATTTTTGGTCTACAGCTCTTAAGGTTGTCGACGTCACCAAgggcgacaagaagaaggctctGTAAGCGCCTTCATCTCATTCACGGATAAACGGAAGAGGGAGTCTTGAGCATGGTTTACTCGTCAACTGCTTGAGGATCGCGGCATGGGACAATGCATTTGTGGGCCGACACCGGAATTGCGACTATCTGCCCTGTTATCAGGACTAGATTAAGCGTTCTGGCACCCTGGTTTGGTCAGGGGATGCCGAGAGGCAGACATGGCTGTACTGGGTGACCTGCATATTCCGACTTCTAAGGGATGGCTTTGTCGGGGCTTCCCCTGTCTATACAATAATGAAGAGGCAAAATAAAAACATTGGAAAATATCCAGGTgtatcttggtcttggtTTTTATTGGTTACGTTGGTCTCCGCTCTCACTGGCCGGATATTGTAATAACGTAcgctgaagctgctgaggGGCTTAATATGGCTAGGATGTAGATAAATATAGTGCGTAGAAGTTCCACTTGCAGCATGCTTTTCATTTTGCTCAGGACGCCATTGAATACTGAGCACAATTTTCCACAGAGGGCCAACTCCAACCTTTACAGGACGGCCATTGGGAAGATTCGCTACAAGCGCGTTCGTAGTTATAGTCACACAAACAACCATCCACCTTCCGGGGTGCTCCGCTATAATGTGTCCAAAACGAAGGAGAGTTGGTTAGAATGATACACATTATTCCGAGGTTCCTTCTGAAATCGTACTTGTCGTGTGGGATAAAACGTACATGCCTGAAAATACCTAGCTGTACTTGAGCTTGGCAATGTCTTCGCGGACAGGTAAACCCAGACAGTCACTGGCTACGATTGTAGTAGAGCACGTTAAAGCTGCTAACGAGCTTCGTTCAGAAAATGGGTTCATTGATGGATGGTAAATCACAGAGTGATCCTAAGCGTCGCGTGCCAAGCAGCCCGAATCAGTCTGGGGACCAAGGGCCTTGGTTATGGAAACACATAGGCTGGGTGTTTTCTGGGCACCATTCTCAAGAATTGTTCCATCTACCTACTCAACCCACATCTGCCCCCACGTCTCCCAGAAATTGAACGGCAATGTCTCGTCCAACAAGGCATCCACCATGTCAGTCAAAGCTGCTCCTTGGCCTGGCTCTGGGCCGACAGTAGCAGTAGTACCGACGTGTTGATGGTCCAGTTCGGTTGATTCAGGCGGAATCGGTATGGGTGCAGATGTAGATGCAGATACTCCCATACGTAACGGAACGGAAGAAGATCCTGTCACTGTTCTGTTCTCATTACCACCAGTACCGGTGCTTTCAGGGCAGATAAGCTGGATAGCCTTGGCGAATATGCCGCGATAGATGGACGCCACCGTATAAACTTGTTGGAACTCTTCCAAGACCATCATACATGcgttgagcttgttgagccGGAGACGTCGCGAAAGAGAGGTTCCGGAGCGGCAGTTTAGAAGATGCATTTGCATTGCGGGGATGAGGAGTGGTGGTCTAAGAGGTCGGTCAGTTTGCCAAACTTCCTGCATAACGGCTGACTGGCTCACGTCATTGGCAGCGCATATTCGAGTAGGCCTTCTTGGGCCATGGCCTCGAGAATGTCATTTGTGTGGGAGGCTGCGGAGTCAGCTTTGTGCCAGATACTTTCCTGCCACTGCTGGTTTGTAGAGGAGAGGTCATCCGAAGGTTCCGTCAGACACGGCCGATAGAGAACGATAAGGATTGCTCTGAGAATGTTAGAAGGCCCTGGGTTCTCTGGTTCAAGGAACGTTGCTTGCGCACTCGTAATGGAGTTGTAGATGATGCAGATAAAACCGAGTGGTTCTGCTCCAGCTCGGAGCGCCTTGCTCTGGAGGCTTATAACGGAGGATCTCTGTCTCAAGAGCATTGATTTGTTCAGAGGAGGGTCTCGGGCGAACTGCTTTGTAGCTCAGTGTCACTACGGACCCCAACAGCTTACTCAAGTCTATCAGTCTGAGCCAATATTCGGCTAGCAGGGGAAGATCGTCTGGAATGAAGGCAGCAAAGACGGTTGGGTCGACATCCCTGAAGTCGTATATGATATCTGAGACTGATGGCATCGGAACATCGCAATCGTCCAGATCAATACGTAGCGGTCGCCCTAAAGTAAGGCTCAACCACCGGTCACGCAGGAAGCACGTCCACCAGAGGCGACGCCACAAATGACGCTGACGGTCCATGATGGCTGTGTTGTATCGCGGTGTGTCGGGATTGCGATGCAGTCCCAGCATCTGGCAAAGACTGACAGAGATACCGCTCCAATACCATGGTTGCGAATGCTCATCGGCTTCGGAGTGCCAGAAGCCcaaaagaagagaggctTGGAGGAGAACAATCTTGTCCCGCTCACCACTATTATTGTATAGGCACTGTTTTTCTTTCTCGTTGGCCGTGGTGCAGTAAGACTTGAAGGATTCCTTACCTTGGCGCGGGAGTATATGGCCGCTTTCATTACTTTCTTAGACTCATATCCTTCTCGCTCGCATATATTCGACGGGATAAACTATGAGCTATTAGCTTTCGAACATACCATCATCTTTTACCAAACCTTACGTTTACAGCAACGAAAAACACGCTCCACACCAGAAGCAAGTTATACTCTTGCAGTCTCCCGGCCTGGAAAAAGTGCAGTATCTGATCTGCCTCAATGATCGGCATGATAGTGTGAACATGACGGAAATATGCTTGAAGAAGGCATTGACAAGCGACGCTGCTGGGTAGATCTAAAACGCCCTTACTTGCTAGGTAGTTCCGGTCCTCTTCGGAAAGAGACGTAGAGTGTCGAGATGGTATAAAAAGATGCTGTGGCAGAGACTCTccagaggagagaagagacAGCGTCGATGTGATTCCGGTCTTGTCCCCTAGTAGAGATGTTAGGCACCGCTTGCCAGAGAGCGACATTGACTCACCGGTATAGAAAGGAACATGGCCAGCTCGTTTAGGGTCTCCtaaagcagcagcggcaatTTCGAGACCATTACGCTCTTCATCTTGTATATCATGCTGGCTGGTAAATTTTGAGCTAATCGCCTGCGCCGGTGAATCTGTAGTGTGTTTTGGAGACGCTGAGGTTCCGTTTCTGGTATTCGTCTCTGTTCGATTAGGTGGACTGCTTGTGGCCGCTCGCAATCGCTGTCTCACCAAGCCGTGGCGACGACTTGCTCGAGAACTAAGATTTCATGTTAAGAGTGTGATATCTCCATACTATATGTGGATGTCATACGTCTCATTTCCACTATCTACCACACATTCAGCGCAATCCTGCGAGCAA encodes the following:
- a CDS encoding Zn(II)2Cys6 transcription factor (transcript_id=CADANIAT00004841), producing the protein MSTRRYRSTVACHSCRSRKVRCSINVTGIPCIRCSQDCAECVVDSGNETSRASRRHGLVRQRLRAATSSPPNRTETNTRNGTSASPKHTTDSPAQAISSKFTSQHDIQDEERNGLEIAAAALGDPKRAGHVPFYTGDKTGITSTLSLLSSGESLPQHLFIPSRHSTSLSEEDRNYLASKGVLDLPSSVACQCLLQAYFRHVHTIMPIIEADQILHFFQAGRLQEYNLLLVWSVFFVAVNFIPSNICEREGYESKKVMKAAIYSRAKCLYNNSGERDKIVLLQASLLLGFWHSEADEHSQPWYWSGISVSLCQMLGLHRNPDTPRYNTAIMDRQRHLWRRLWWTCFLRDRWLSLTLGRPLRIDLDDCDVPMPSVSDIIYDFRDVDPTVFAAFIPDDLPLLAEYWLRLIDLNPPLNKSMLLRQRSSVISLQSKALRAGAEPLGFICIIYNSITSAQATFLEPENPGPSNILRAILIVLYRPCLTEPSDDLSSTNQQWQESIWHKADSAASHTNDILEAMAQEGLLEYALPMTPPLLIPAMQMHLLNCRSGTSLSRRLRLNKLNACMMVLEEFQQVYTVASIYRGIFAKAIQLICPESTGTGGNENRTVTGSSSVPLRMGVSASTSAPIPIPPESTELDHQHVGTTATVGPEPGQGAALTDMVDALLDETLPFNFWETWGQMWVDDCLGLPVREDIAKLKYS